The Rosa chinensis cultivar Old Blush chromosome 7, RchiOBHm-V2, whole genome shotgun sequence DNA segment TTTGGCAGAAGCCAATGATTTCAAGCATATAACACTGGAGTCTGATTATGAACAGCTTATTAAGTTTGTGAAGGAGAACATTCTTGCTAATACTAGGAAATCTATCATcttttacaaaaaattaaaagatttgAATCAAAGCTACTTTTCAAAATTGTATCTGGACCCTTTTACACAGATCAGCTAATGCTGCAATTGATTTTCTTGCTGTGCAAGTCATCCATCTTCCTTGGTGCACATTCTGAAATTTGATGGTTTGCCTGCACTCCCTATGATCGTGAGTTTGCCGATTTTTAATTTGGTTCTCTGAGAGGAAATTGTTTTGTAAGTTTGCTGCAGCTTTTTGCGGCTTTGAGCGAATGATTaagttgacaaaaaaaaaaaaagaactctcATTGCACTCTGCTAGTTATTTACAATATAATTACCAACAACAGAATCAAAAAGATATTATTGGTTCTGGAAGTTAGTTCTTTGAAAGTGGCAAAGAAAGATTGCATTCATAGTGTCCTTTTCATTTCTCAAGTCCTCTGCACAATCTTATTAATCATGTATCCCCATCAATTGGACAAGCTTGCGCCAGTTTCTTAAGATTTTCAATGATCATAACTAGTTTGTTGTTAAGTCGATTAACAAAGCACTTGGGCATCCAGCCTGCAGGATCCAACTGTAATAAAGAGGGAAAATTGAACCAACGAAAAGactaattaaaatttaaaaaaaaagtatggttgaacagttttttttttttttttttttttctgagggTTGTTACTCAAAAGTGAAAACTGCAACCATATGGAATAAAAGGACGTTATGTAGTTAAAAAAGTAGAGCAGTACCTGAACAACATAGGTGACCATGCAAGAGTCACCATCAAGCCTCTCAACGACCCATCCTGATTGCAACAGCAGTCCCCTGATTGCATTATTTTGCTTTGGTTGCAATCCAGCAGCTATCTCCTTTGGAAGTGAAGCAACTGCTACCACCTGCACAGGGAAAACTCTGGCCAGTTATACATCTACAACCCGTAGATATGGTTTTGGGTTGTACGCTCAGAGCTGACAGCCCACGTCTTACGCCTATTGTGGGATCATACGTGCTTCATTGCACCCAATACAAGTATTTCACAAGTTTAGCTCAAGTCACACCACCCGTGGTGAGAGCCTTgctttacaaatttacaatactACTAATGTCTTGAGCTTCTCCAACCATTAAGAATTGGTTAGACAAATTAAATTTCATGATGAATCAAGAAGATACACAAATTCCTCACTCACACACATAATATTgtatataacaatatatatctTATAAACTATGAGGATATGAATTATGAAACACCTACCAGAGTGCCATCTTCCATGGTTTCCCGTCGCTCATAGACTATAAATTCTCTGTTTCTAAATAGGGGCTTGGAATTATCTCCAAACTTGAGCCGGATGATGCTGAGGTTGTCGTCAAGATCTTTTATGTACCTTGCTTCTACCAGATCAGAATCCCATTGCTGCAGGTTCAGGCTCAATAAACTTAATAAAAATCCAACAAGTTTAttattcaagaagaaacaatatatacacataataatattaatatatGGAACTAGTTGACCTTGGCAGCATCTATGGCATTAGCAACAGTGATAAATTGTTGGGGCGATACTGATCTGAGCAGCCAGCGGCTGCGGAAGGTGTGGAATGATCCATTTCCAGACCTTCGTTTCGATATCTCCACTCCATTTTCAAGAGTAAGAACCTTCCAGCCATCATTGCCATTATTAATCCCAATCCCCCTGTTGGAGTCTGAAGCAGACAGTAACTCTTGTATGCAGCTCTCACTTGCAAATTGCACATATCTTTTAAGCGAGTCCTCGCTTATAGACCttgatttcaaaaccaaaagatcaAGTAGACACTTCAATTAATTCAATTCATCAGAGTGACAAAAAACAATGACATGAAAAGTAGGTACTCACCAGGATCGGCTGCAGGGTGCTGGACTAACCATCTCAGTATTCTGCTCCAAGTTTCAATTTCAATGGAGGCTTGCTTTTCTCATTGAGGGCTAAAAGCCTAAGGGAATTATGACTTTAGGGTGG contains these protein-coding regions:
- the LOC112177377 gene encoding START domain-containing protein 10; this encodes MVSPAPCSRSWSISEDSLKRYVQFASESCIQELLSASDSNRGIGINNGNDGWKVLTLENGVEISKRRSGNGSFHTFRSRWLLRSVSPQQFITVANAIDAAKQWDSDLVEARYIKDLDDNLSIIRLKFGDNSKPLFRNREFIVYERRETMEDGTLVVAVASLPKEIAAGLQPKQNNAIRGLLLQSGWVVERLDGDSCMVTYVVQLDPAGWMPKCFVNRLNNKLVMIIENLKKLAQACPIDGDT